The Chlorocebus sabaeus isolate Y175 chromosome 6, mChlSab1.0.hap1, whole genome shotgun sequence genome has a segment encoding these proteins:
- the TMEM86B gene encoding lysoplasmalogenase TMEM86B, which yields MARAASEGWTRLPIPPGVLLPASPSPAFMKGWPLEFCTPSLLIGPRTRGRAFVGLTPPPQADRRRKPCPSRQGRGTPDANSALSAGARQGHPQGEDNISLGPVISHRVHRTLLGLTCNHEPSPPPPEATRSQIRSLWGYQASMDAGKAGQTLKTHCPAQRPDVCRWLSPFILSCYVYFCLWIPEDQPSWVAALVKCLPILCLAGFLWVVCPGGGYTRLFQGALLCSAVGDACLIWPEAFLPGMAAFATTHLLYVWAFGFSPLQPGLLLLIILACGPYLSLVLQHLEPDMGLPVAAYGLILMAMLWRGLARGGSASWGALLFTLSDGVLAWDTFVQPLPRARLVVMTTYYAAQLLITLSALRSQMAKTD from the exons ATGGCTAGGGCAGCAAGTGAAGGATGGACTCGCCTTCCCATCCCTCCAGGGGTGCTCCTGCCAGCTAGCCCCTCCCCCGCTTTCATGAAGGGGTGGCCGTTGGAATTCTGCACTCCATCTCTGCTGATTGGGCCCAGGACAAGGGGACGGGCATTTGTgggcctcaccccacccccacaggCAGACAGGAGGAGGAAACCATGTCCCAGCAGGCAGGGCAGAGGGACCCCCGATGCCAACAGTGCTTTATCAGCGGGTGCCAGGCAAGGCCATCCCCAGGGTGAGGACAACATCTCTCTGGGCCCTGTTATCAGTCACAGAGTCCACAGGACGCTCCTTGGGTTAACGTGTAACCATGAGCCGTCCCCTCCACCCCCTGAAGCCACTCGCTCCCAGATTAGGTCACTCTGGGGGTATCAGGCCAGCATGGACGCTGGCAAAGCGGGGCAGACCCTGAAGACTCACTGCCCAGCCCAG CGCCCAGATGTCTGCAGGTGGCTGAGCCCCTTCATCCTCTCCTGCTACGTGTACTTCTGCCTCTGGATTCCCGAGGACCAGCCGTCCTGGGTCGCTGCCCTGGTCAAGTGCCTGCCCATCCTCTGCCTGGCTGGGTTCCTGTGGGTCGTGTGCCCGGGCGGGGGCTACACCCGGCTCTTCCAGGGAGCCCTCTTGTGCTCGGCAGTGGGGGACGCCTGCCTCATCTGGCCTGAAGCCTTCCTCCCTG GCATGGCTGCCTTCGCCACCACCCACCTTCTCTACGTCTGGGCCTTCGGCTTCTCTCCCCTGCAGCCTGGCCTGCTGCTGCTCATCATCCTGGCCTGTGGCCCCTACCTCAGCCTTGTGCTCCAGCACCTTGAGCCAGATATGGGCCTGCCTGTGGCAGCCTATGGGCTGATCCTGATGGCCATGCTGTGGCGCGGCCTGGCCCGGGGCGGGAGTGCCAGCTGGGGCGCGCTGCTCTTCACACTCTCTGATGGCGTGCTGGCCTGGGACACCTTTGTCCAGCCCCTGCCCCGTGCCCGCCTTGTGGTCATGACCACCTACTACGCTGCCCAGCTCCTCATCACACTGTCGGCCCTCAGGAGCCAGATGGCGAAGACCGACTGA